A window of the Archocentrus centrarchus isolate MPI-CPG fArcCen1 chromosome 9, fArcCen1, whole genome shotgun sequence genome harbors these coding sequences:
- the cmklr1 gene encoding chemokine-like receptor 1, whose translation MDFDYDGYDYGPTNYSYNGQSNSTLYEEVVFQHNSTCEGFCVALVVVNMTIFLLGFCGNALVIWIAGFKMNKTVNTIWYLSLAISDLMFCAFIPITVAYTVTEEWIFGRFLCKLVPSLMFLNMFSSIFLLVIISIDRCVSVIFPVWAQNQRTVKKASVVVVLAWFLAIALSVPSMLSRDVVSHLGRTICFNNYTVQHSHKTVALSRFLASFVIPFFIITICYAIIILKLRTNRMAKNTKPFKVMTALIVAFFICWLPYHVFILLELNIHHHGYSIVYIGLKVGTSMAAANSFLNPVLYVFMGNDFRRKFKSTLLSKMENAMGDEGRTTSRYLSRSSSMDGRASTHI comes from the coding sequence ATGGATTTTGATTATGACGGTTATGATTATGGACCCACAAACTACAGTTATAATGGTCAATCCAATTCGACTCTATATGAAGAGGTGGTTTTTCAGCACAACTCAACGTGTGAAGGCTTCTGTGTGGCTTTAGTTGTAGTCAATATGACCATTTTCCTGCTAGGCTTCTGCGGGAACGCTTTGGTCATCTGGATTGCTGGCTTCAAGATGAACAAAACAGTCAACACCATATGGTACCTGAGCCTTGCAATTTCTGACTTAATGTTCTGCGCCTTCATCCCAATCACCGTTGCCTACACGGTGACCGAGGAGTGGATTTTTGGACGCTTCTTGTGCAAGTTAGTCCCTTCACTTATGTTCCTCAACATGTTCAGCAGCATCTTCCTCCTGGTCATCATCAGCATCGACCGCTGCGTCTCAGTCATCTTTCCAGTTTGGGCTCAGAACCAGCGCACTGTTAAAAAGGCATCAGTTGTTGTTGTCTTGGCCTGGTTTCTTGCCATTGCACTGAGCGTTCCGTCTATGCTCTCTCGAGATGTTGTCAGTCATCTAGGTAGGACCATTTGCTTCAACAATTACACAGTGCAACACAGTCACAAGACTGTTGCACTGAGTCGTTTCCTCGCCAGCTTTGTTATCCCTTTCTTCATCATTACCATCTGCTACGCTATCATCATCCTCAAACTTCGAACCAACAGGATGGCCAAAAACACCAAACCATTCAAGGTGATGACTGCTCTAATTGTTGCTTTCTTCATCTGCTGGCTACCCTACCATGTGTTCATCCTACTTGAGCTGAACATCCACCACCACGGCTACAGCATTGTATACATTGGACTCAAAGTTGGCACTTCTATGGCAGCAGCAAACAGTTTTCTCAATCCTGTGTTGTACGTTTTCATGGGCAATGACTTCAGGCGGAAGTTCAAGAGCACTCTGCTCTCAAAGATGGAGAATGCAATGGGAGATGAAGGTCGTACCACCAGCCGATACCTGTCCAGGTCCAGCTCCATGGACGGCAGAGCGTCTACGCACATCTAG